TGCGCAAATCCGCGCTCCACGAATCCGGCGCTCGAACTCCCGGGGCGGCGCGGAGAATAAATTCGTCGAGGGGCATGGACGAAAAAAGTTTCTCCCAGCGGAAACGGCGTCCGTCGGCCAGGGTCAGACAGCGGTTGGAAAGATCGATCCGCTCCGCCTCCGCGCCGTAGGCGATCCGCTCGGGACCGATGCGGTCGGCCAGAGCTTTCCAGACGGCGCCGGTGCCGCCCCGGACCGGGAACCGGAAGGCGGCGTTGGGGCCCCACTGCCGGCGGGTTCCGGCCTGAAGCATCTCCGCGGAAGGGAGGGCCACCCGATCGCCGAGCCAGTAAATCCCCATCTCCTCCAGGGGGCAGCTCCAGAGGTTCCGGTTGTAGGGTTCCATGAAAAGGCGGGCGATGCCGGTCCCGAACCGGGAACGGATCCATTCCCGGAAATCGGAGGCCGTCGGCGGAGAAACCTCCCGCGCGGCCGCCAGCCCCCGCAGGCACTCTTCGCGCGGGCCCGGGGGGAGCCAGTTGAGGTGGAGCTGGAAGGGATACGGGACCAGGGCGTCGGAGAACCTGATCCAGGCTTCCTGGCGGTGCGGGACCCACTCCTCCGGGGAAAGCAGCGAATCCAGGAGCCGGTCGTACTCGCGGTAATGCGAAAACATCACGTGCCCCCCCACGTCCCAGGTGAAACCGCGGTCGTCGACGAACGAGGCGGAGAGCCCCCCGGGGCGGTCGGAGGCCTCCAGGATCAACAGATCCCGTTCCCCTCGTGCTTCCAAGCTCGCGGCGGCGCTCAACCCGGCCGGGCCGGCGCCGACGATGAGCCATTTGATCGGTCGGATATCTTTCAAT
Above is a genomic segment from bacterium containing:
- a CDS encoding FAD-dependent oxidoreductase, coding for MKDIRPIKWLIVGAGPAGLSAAASLEARGERDLLILEASDRPGGLSASFVDDRGFTWDVGGHVMFSHYREYDRLLDSLLSPEEWVPHRQEAWIRFSDALVPYPFQLHLNWLPPGPREECLRGLAAAREVSPPTASDFREWIRSRFGTGIARLFMEPYNRNLWSCPLEEMGIYWLGDRVALPSAEMLQAGTRRQWGPNAAFRFPVRGGTGAVWKALADRIGPERIAYGAEAERIDLSNRCLTLADGRRFRWEKLFSSMPLDEFILRAAPGVRAPDSWSADLRSAPIAVVGLGFEGPRQDLLGDFTWMYFPEAKTRIYRVTNFSRYSPANVPDPDRNWSLMAEVASIGAAPDPAGIVKEVETDLAGYGLIPGKARVVSRWSRIVTRGYPVPTVTRERTRLRLLEQLESRGVYSRGRFGAWRYEVGNMDHCAMQGVEWAERMISGFPEVTAVDPDSVNSGKFKQ